The following coding sequences lie in one Lolium perenne isolate Kyuss_39 chromosome 2, Kyuss_2.0, whole genome shotgun sequence genomic window:
- the LOC139835845 gene encoding uncharacterized protein codes for MYLKDSARAWLRGLPQGSIRSWEDLVDTFVKNFQATYKRPVRIEELQQCHQKPKESMRSYIGRFTKLLNDVEDVSVDTAIDAFNAGIRRESYIEELGRKKPKTIAKLMEIANSCADGEDYIRKPPLLGKRI; via the coding sequence ATGTACCTCAAGGATTCGGCACGAGCGTGGCTGAGAGGACTGCCGCAAGGATCCATCAGATCCTGGGAAGATCTAGTCGACACTTTCGTCAAAAACTTCCAAGCCACGTACAAAAGACCCGTCAGAATCGAGGAGTTACAACAATGTCACCAGAAgccgaaggagtcgatgcgctcgTACATCGGGCGCTTCACCAAACTCTTGAACGATGTCGAAGATGTCTCCGTCGACACGGCAATAGATGCTTTCAACGCTggcatccgaagagaatcttataTCGAAGAACTCGGTCGCAAGAAGCCAAAAACCATTGCCAAATTAATGGAGATTGCCAACAGCTGCGCCGATGGTGAGGACTACATTCGGAAGccaccactactaggaaaacgcaTATAG
- the LOC127336178 gene encoding uncharacterized protein, whose translation MAGTEAVEQAHELYRGGRHREALQLYTAALAAARGPAQRIALHSNRAACYLKLHDFHKAAEECTSVLELDTEHAGALMLRAQTLVTLKDYQSALFDVNRLIEINPSSEVYRNLHARLKTQLSLAPIPESEEESLYTEEDKEDLPLKEDKMSETLVAMSDQPAAELIPEMKPASELPKVEVPPSLPSKSQGWETVQKPKGHSGLDYSKWDKVEDDSSEDDEDDDEDEVPQYKFKVRTIGVRSVK comes from the exons ATGGCGGGGACGGAGGCCGTGGAGCAGGCGCACGAGCTCTACAGGGGCGGCCGCCACCGGGAGGCGCTCCAGCTCTAcacggcggcgctggcggcggcgcggggccccGCGCAGCGCATCGCCCTCCACAGCAACCGCGCCGCCTGCTACCTCAAGCTCCACGACTTCCACAAG GCTGCCGAAGAGTGCACATCTGTCCTTgagttggatactgagcatgctgGTGCTCTTATGCTACGTGCCCAAACTCTTGTCACTCTAAAAGATTACCAGTCGGCTCTGTTTGATGTGAACAGGCTAATTGAAATTAATCCGTCATCCGAGGTATATCGGAACCTTCATGCACGACTCAAGACACAGCTG TCACTAGCTCCGATTCCAGAATCTGAAGAGGAGTCGCTATATACTGAAGAAGACAAAGAAGATCTGCCTCTAAAAGAAGATAAAATGAGTGAAACTCTTGTCGCCATGTCTGATCAACCTGCCGCTGAACTGATTCCCGAAATGAAACCTGCAAGCGAACTTCCAAAGGTTGAGGTGCCTCCCAGTCTGCCATCAAAATCCCAGGGCTGGGAGACTGTCCAAAAACCAAAGGGCCATTCAGGACTTGACTACTCGAAATGGGACAAAGTTGAAGACGATTCAAgtgaagatgatgaggatgatgatgaagatgaggtgCCCCAGTATAAATTCAAAGTCAGGACCATCGGTGTGCGTTCTGTGAAGTGA